A portion of the Helicobacteraceae bacterium genome contains these proteins:
- the prfB gene encoding peptide chain release factor 2: MDSYEYVERIKKLQTQLNNARGIIKPAEAQARLEEIAALENDQDFWLNPENAGKVQKEKARLERVLSRFKEASNAVDDAIGLFEIAGAEQDNAALESLCDELPDLEEKIDALEVELMLSGETDGSNAIIGITPGAGGTESQDWASMLYRMYLRWAERHGFKAEILDYQDGEEAGIKDASILIKGANAYGYLKAENGAHRLVRVSPFDSAARRHTSFAQVSVSPEIDDNVNIVIDDKDLRIDTYRSSGAGGQHVNKTESAIRITHLPTGVVVQCQNDRSQHKNRETAFKMLRSKLYELEMQKRRAEANGAVKTGISWGHQIRSYVLFPYQQVKDNRSKQAFSSVEAILDGDLDKLIEGVLVSLQRGEPIGNAADADE, from the coding sequence ATCGATTCATACGAATATGTCGAGCGGATCAAGAAATTGCAAACGCAGCTAAATAACGCGCGCGGCATTATCAAGCCCGCCGAGGCGCAAGCGAGACTTGAGGAGATCGCCGCGCTCGAAAACGATCAGGACTTTTGGCTAAATCCTGAAAACGCGGGCAAAGTCCAAAAGGAAAAGGCGCGTTTAGAGCGCGTCTTGTCGCGCTTTAAGGAAGCCTCGAACGCCGTTGACGACGCGATAGGACTCTTTGAAATAGCCGGCGCCGAGCAGGATAACGCCGCGCTAGAATCGCTTTGCGACGAACTGCCCGATCTTGAGGAGAAGATCGACGCGCTGGAGGTTGAGCTAATGCTTAGCGGCGAAACCGACGGCTCCAACGCGATTATCGGCATTACGCCCGGCGCGGGCGGCACGGAGAGCCAAGATTGGGCGTCGATGCTCTATAGAATGTATCTGCGATGGGCGGAGCGGCACGGATTCAAAGCGGAGATTTTGGACTACCAAGACGGCGAGGAGGCGGGGATTAAGGACGCTTCAATCCTGATCAAGGGCGCTAACGCTTACGGATACCTTAAAGCCGAAAACGGCGCTCACCGCCTAGTGCGCGTTTCGCCGTTTGACAGCGCGGCGCGGCGGCATACCAGCTTTGCGCAGGTGAGCGTTTCGCCCGAAATCGACGATAATGTGAATATCGTGATCGACGACAAGGATTTACGTATTGACACTTATAGAAGCAGCGGCGCGGGCGGGCAACACGTCAATAAAACCGAATCGGCGATTCGCATAACGCACTTGCCCACAGGCGTGGTCGTGCAGTGCCAAAACGATCGAAGCCAGCATAAAAACCGCGAAACGGCGTTCAAAATGTTACGATCAAAGCTCTACGAATTAGAGATGCAAAAGCGGCGAGCGGAAGCTAACGGCGCCGTTAAAACGGGCATTAGTTGGGGACATCAGATAAGAAGCTACGTCCTGTTTCCGTATCAGCAGGTTAAAGACAATCGATCCAAGCAGGCTTTTAGTTCTGTCGAAGCTATATTAGACGGCGATCTAGACAAGTTGATCGAAGGCGTTTTGGTAAGTTTGCAACGCGGCGAACCGATCGGAAACGCCGCCGACGCCGACGAATAA
- the panC gene encoding pantoate--beta-alanine ligase, with product MVIARTIEEFCAERAAVNREVGFAPTMGALHAGHLGLIERAKKENDFVVVSAFVNPTQFGEGEDFERYPRREEADIALCRAAGVDLLFMPKTLYGEDEPIIRAPLRGSSILEGKIRAGHFDGVLTVVAKLFNIVKPTKAYFGKKDAQQLWLIEKMVKSFFMDITIVACETARDNNGLALSSRNAYLSENEKIEALKLPKSLFEASKLIKRNETRSIAIVEAIADTLKPLTIDYIAIVDREFKPIDTVKKGETIILIAAKVGDTRLIDNMRI from the coding sequence TTGGTCATCGCTAGGACGATCGAGGAGTTTTGCGCCGAGCGCGCCGCCGTTAACCGCGAGGTAGGCTTCGCGCCGACGATGGGCGCGTTGCACGCGGGGCATTTGGGTCTGATCGAGCGGGCAAAAAAAGAGAACGATTTTGTCGTCGTTAGCGCGTTTGTCAATCCGACGCAGTTTGGCGAGGGCGAGGATTTTGAGCGTTACCCGCGCAGAGAGGAAGCGGATATAGCGCTCTGCCGCGCCGCCGGAGTCGATCTGCTCTTTATGCCGAAAACTCTTTACGGCGAGGACGAACCGATTATCCGCGCTCCGCTAAGAGGCTCGTCGATCTTGGAGGGCAAAATTAGAGCCGGTCATTTTGACGGAGTTTTGACGGTTGTGGCGAAGCTGTTTAATATCGTCAAGCCGACAAAAGCCTATTTCGGCAAAAAAGACGCGCAGCAACTTTGGCTAATAGAAAAAATGGTTAAGTCGTTTTTTATGGATATAACAATTGTGGCATGCGAAACGGCGAGAGATAACAACGGTTTAGCCTTGAGCAGCCGTAACGCCTATTTGTCCGAAAACGAAAAAATCGAAGCGTTAAAGTTGCCTAAGTCGCTGTTTGAGGCGAGCAAGCTAATTAAGAGAAACGAAACAAGATCGATCGCGATCGTAGAGGCGATCGCCGATACTTTGAAGCCTCTGACGATCGATTATATAGCGATCGTCGATCGGGAGTTTAAGCCGATTGATACCGTTAAAAAAGGCGAAACGATCATATTGATTGCCGCAAAAGTAGGCGACACGCGCCTAATAGATAATATGCGGATATAA
- the rimO gene encoding 30S ribosomal protein S12 methylthiotransferase RimO, whose amino-acid sequence MLKLHLISLGCAKNLVDSEIMLGRLRDYEIADDISAADLIVINTCGFIDAAKQESIDAILGAVKNKKKNALLVVSGCLAERYREELSKELPEVDIFTGVGDYARIDELIAQKKSAFSDRVFLQSNEERVVTASAYHAYIKIAEGCNQRCAFCAIPSFKGKLKSRSIDSVTNEVISLVKKGYFDFTLIAQDTSAYGRDIGLKNGLCDLIEALDVIEGVKRARICYLYPATTSIKLVDTIAKSKRFAPYFDIPIQHVSDAMLKTMKRGLNAAKTMKLIERMRSVKNAWIRTAFIIGHPRETEDDFNAIREIIGSGIFDRVSLFAFSDEEGTAANKMRGKIDAKTIQTRLRTAQKLLKQAHKKRLKSMIGSVVTAAIDGKSEESEYLIAAKNLDWSPQIDPPILINDAGDQTLSVGAIKRAQIVAATDSLLFAKLI is encoded by the coding sequence TTGCTAAAACTGCATTTAATAAGTTTAGGTTGCGCAAAAAACCTCGTCGATAGCGAGATTATGCTGGGCAGATTACGAGATTATGAGATTGCCGACGATATTAGCGCGGCGGATCTGATCGTTATAAACACCTGCGGATTTATCGACGCGGCTAAACAAGAGAGTATCGACGCAATCTTGGGAGCGGTAAAAAACAAAAAGAAAAACGCGCTGCTGGTAGTAAGCGGCTGCTTAGCGGAGCGTTATCGCGAGGAGCTATCAAAAGAGTTGCCCGAAGTCGATATTTTCACGGGCGTGGGAGACTACGCGAGGATCGACGAGTTAATCGCGCAAAAAAAGAGCGCTTTTTCCGATCGCGTTTTTTTGCAGTCAAACGAGGAGAGGGTTGTTACGGCGAGCGCTTATCACGCATATATAAAAATCGCCGAAGGCTGTAATCAGCGTTGCGCTTTTTGCGCGATTCCAAGTTTTAAGGGCAAGCTAAAATCGCGATCGATAGACAGCGTTACAAACGAAGTAATCTCGCTAGTCAAAAAAGGCTATTTCGACTTTACTTTGATCGCTCAAGACACAAGCGCTTACGGGCGCGACATAGGGCTTAAAAACGGTTTGTGCGATCTAATAGAGGCGCTCGACGTTATCGAGGGCGTTAAACGCGCCAGAATCTGCTATTTATATCCGGCTACAACCTCTATAAAACTCGTCGATACAATCGCTAAATCAAAACGGTTCGCGCCCTATTTTGATATACCGATTCAGCACGTAAGCGACGCCATGCTAAAAACGATGAAACGCGGATTAAACGCCGCTAAGACGATGAAGCTGATCGAGCGAATGCGATCGGTAAAAAACGCGTGGATTAGAACCGCGTTTATTATCGGACACCCCCGCGAAACAGAAGATGATTTCAACGCGATACGCGAAATAATCGGATCAGGGATTTTCGATCGCGTCTCTTTGTTCGCCTTTAGCGACGAAGAGGGAACCGCCGCTAATAAAATGCGCGGCAAAATAGACGCTAAAACGATACAAACTCGCTTACGAACGGCGCAAAAACTCTTAAAACAAGCGCATAAGAAGCGGCTTAAGAGCATGATCGGCTCCGTCGTTACGGCGGCGATCGACGGAAAAAGCGAGGAGTCGGAATATCTGATCGCCGCAAAAAATCTCGATTGGTCGCCGCAGATTGACCCGCCCATTTTAATTAACGACGCCGGCGATCAAACGCTAAGCGTCGGCGCGATCAAACGCGCTCAAATCGTCGCCGCGACCGATTCCTTGCTGTTCGCCAAACTGATTTAA